The Marivirga salinae DNA window CAGGTCTCACATTTGAAAATAAACCTAATGATTTCCTGATGGTAACATTTAAACTTTTGTATCCTGAACCTTGAGGGGTAGTGATAGGAGCTTTTAGAATTACTTTCTTTTTATGAATAGCTTCCCAAGCACTCTCAGGAATTCCGGAAGTATTCCCAGATAAATAAGCCTGTTCACCTATTTCAATGTGGTCAGCGTCTAAGCTAATATTTGCTGCTTCCAAGATTTTTAAAGTGGCTTCCATTATTTCAGGACCAATTCCATCTCCTTTTGCAACAACTACCGGAAGTGGCTTGGTAGTTTTCTTTAAATAATCTGCATTAACAGAATCTTTCATGACTGGATTTTTATGTTCTATAAACTATTATTTCCGATTGAAGGCTAATTTAATTGATGAAGATATACACGGCATAAATAAATTATAGTTGATATAGCCTCTAAAATTGTTGCAAAAATAGTGCAGAAGGGGTTGGAATCAAAGCCGTTGTAAGTTTTAAACGGAAGTAATAAGTATCAGGCAGTCAATTCAGGTTCTGGCTTATCTTTAGGCAAACAAACACCCGGTGGTAAATCTAATACTGGATCATCATCATTTTCATTGGAACCACCTCCGCCTCCACCGTCTTCATCATCTGAATTATTGCCGTTTTTTAGTACCCATCTTATAAAGTAAGATACCAAAAAAGCCACACTAGCTACCAAAATAAGGTAGTCAGGATTTTGAATGATATAGTGAAAGAAAGTATCTGACATTTCTTTTAATACAATTTTCCGACTAAAAGCATTCAAAAGTTAATCAATTTCTTATCAAAATGTTAAATGATTAGGTAGGAAATTTTATTCAGTGTTCTATATACTCCAAAAAACGAACAAATTTCACTCTTGAGCAGAGATAAGGTCACTCCTACGGAATTTAGGTTAGACTTTATTTATATTAGTTACCATAACGTGACCCAGTAGGGGTCACGTTAGTAGTTTTGCTAGTTGATTTATTCTAAATTATAAGGATGTAAAAGCGAATAAATGTTTTTTTTCTTAGTAAACGAAATGAACTCTCTTTAAAATGTGGCCTTATATTGAATTAATGTGAACAAATTCCGCAATTCCAAAACCGCACTTAAACCTTATAAATGCGTCAAAACCCCATTTTCTCGTACCAAGTATATACCTTCTTCAAACCTTCTTTAAACCTAACTTGTGGTTTATAGCCTAATAGATTTTCAATTTTAGAAATATCGGCTTTAGAGTGTTTCACATCACCAGGTCTTTCAGGGCCATAGTTAGGCTTTAAATCTTTCCCACTTAAATCCTGCAATAACGCAATCATATCATTCAGACTCATTTGATCACCACAAGCCACATTATAAATTTGATTTAAGGCTTCTTTATTTTCAGTAAAAAGAGCTAAATCATTGGCATGAACAGCATTTTCAACAAAAGTAAAATCTCTGCTGGTTTCACCATCACCATTGATAGTTGGTTCATTACCATGAATGTATGCTTTACAAAAAATCGGAATTACAGCTGCATAAGGATTATCTGGATTTTGTCTTGGACCGAAAATATTGAAATAGCGAAGCCCAACAAAATTCAATCCGTAGGTTTTTTGGAATACTTCAGCATAAAGTTCCACTGCATATTTCGTCACTGCATAAGGACTCAATGGATTCCCAATGATGTCTTCTTGTTTTGGTAAATTTGGGCTGTCTCCATAAGTACTCGAAGAACAGGCTAATACTACTCTATCAATTTTATTCTGAACAGCTGCATGCAAAATATTCACCGTCCCATCAATATTGACTTTAGTGCTTTGCATCGGGTTTTCAATAGATCTTGGAACGGAACCTAAAGCTGCTTGATGACTGATTAGATCAAAGCCTTTAGTCAGCTCAAGCATTTTATCATAATCGCAAATGTCTTCTTTGAAAAACTCAAACTTAGGATGGTTTTCGAATTCCTCAATATTGCTGTAGTAACCATTGGAGAGGTTATCTATGACTCTCACTTTTTCTACTCTATCATCATTCAAGTATTTTTCAACCAAATTTGACCCTATGAACCCTGCTCCACCTGTAATTATGATTTTCTTTTGCGACATGCTGTAATTAAATTATTTGAGGGCAAAGATAGGAAGTCTATTCTTTTTAAGAATGAGAACGAAATAAAACTTTAAAGACAGTTAGCTTTCACTTATTGCTGAAAAATCTCAATGACTTATTTTACAGCCTAAGGCATTGATAATATTACCACAAAGAATCAAAAGAAAACAAAAGAACAGCCTAAGGCTGTTTGTTTAAAAACAGTGCTTAAGGGAAATCTTTACTTAAGAATCAAAAATTATTTTTCAACAAACTCTTGCCATTCCCTAAAAGCATCTTCCTTCATCACTTTAGCCATTTTCACTTGACCGCCTTTATGCTTATTGGCATCATTCCATTCCAAAAATTTATCTGCAGAAATCAAGCTAACTTTAACATCTTTCAAAGCTTTATCGCGTGCGACTTTATAATTCTTATTGCTGTTTTTAAGATGGTCATCCAAATGATTTTGGATTGCCTCATGATCTAAATCATTTTTAACTTCATCCAACCCCAAATACCAATGGTGAATATATTCATCATTTTCTTTCACTGCTGCAACAGTAAATTCTTTAATATTCAATGAGAAGTTTTCATTAAGGCTTTCAATGGCATCATCCATTTTATTTACTGAAAGTTGAGAACCTACCACATTCAAAAAGAATTTTGTTCTTCCCGTTATCTTGATTTCATTTTTTGAAACGTCTGTGAATTTTATTGTATCGCCTATCATGTAGCGCCATGCTCCACTTACCGTAGAAATCAATAAGATATATTCCTTTTCTTCCTCTACTTTAGAAATACCTACTGCTTTTTGCTCAGGATTAATTTTGCCTGATTCTAAAACGCTATCTTCATCAAATGGCACAAATTCAAAATAAACACCATTATCACAAAGCAATTCCATTGCATCTGTATCAGGGCGGGTTTGGGTTGCCAAATATCCTTCAGAGGCTAAATAGGTGTCGATGTATTGAACTGGTTTGTCAAATAATTTCTCAAAACTCTTTTTATAAGGATCAAGCGCAACACCGCCTGAAGTGTAAACGGTTAAATTTGGCCAAATATCATGAATTGAATCTGCATTATGATATTCTATTACTTTTTGCAACATCAGCTCTATCCATGATGGAATACCTGAAATGGTACCTATATCCCAGTTTTTTGCTTCTTTAGCAATGGCTTCAACTCTTTCGTCCCAATCATCAATGCTACTGATTTCCTCACCAGGTTTATAAAAATTATGAAACCAATTAGGGATATTAGAAGCACTTATCCCGCTAATTTCGCCTTCCAGATGACCATTTACTTCATCCAAGTTAGTACTGGAACCCAACATTAAAATTTGCTTGGTAAAAAAGCTTTCGGGTAAATTTTTAAAATTTGATAAGCTTAAAACTTGCTGAATTCCTGCATTTCTAATGCTTTCCAGCATATCATCTGTAACGGGAATATGTTTACTATGACCTGTAGTTCCTGAACTGACTGCAAAATGCTTTACTTTACCTGGCCAGCAAACATCTTCTTTGCCTTCTAGGGATTTTTTCCACCAAAATTCCATATCATCATAATCATGATAAGGCACTTCCTCTGCAAAGGATTGAGCTAGATTTTTCTCCTTTAATAAATTTTCAAATCCGTAATACTTCCCAAAAGCAGTGTCTTTTGATTTTTGGAGCAACTCTTTTAAAGTTTCTTTTTGCGCTTCAATTGGCGAATCATGTTTTTTAAGCCTGCTCCCAACATCAATTGCTCTTTTAATAATATTACTGATGATTTCCATGAAAAAATGTTAAGTGAAAAATATATTGCAGAAGTAACAACTTCTTCTTTTAACCAAAATATTTCTCAAGGGTTGCGGCAACCCCATCTTCTTTCCCTGAAAGGGTGATTTCATCTACTATTTCTATGTAATAGGATGTCCTAAAGTGCAGATTCAAGGAAAAAAGAGTAAATCTCTACACGCAAATCCGTTTATACTTTTTCCATTGATGAAAAAGTATACAAAAAATCTAGGTAAAATGATGCTACTACCCGCAAAGGCCACCGCTGGCCCGCCATTTTACCCTCCCACCCGCTTTTTCGCTTAAGGCGAAAGTGGGGGAGTTAGCATTTAATAAACTAAACAAAATAATTAGACTTATTTAATCCTTATTTAAGTTCGTATAAAGTATTTATAGTCAATTTTAGTGAAAAACCAATATTTTGATTAATAATGTGAACCAGCAAAAAAGTAGCGGTAAACACTCTAATCCTAACCAAAATATTTCTCAAGGGTTGCGGCTACCCCGTCTTCTTTGCCTGGCAGTGTTATTTCATCAGCAATATTTTTCACTTCATCCTTTGCATTGCCTACTGCCACCCCACAGCCCACTGCCTGTAACATTTCGATATCATTATAATTATCCCCAAAAGCAATAACATCTTTCATTTCAATATTAAGTTCTTGCTTTATTAATTGGGTTAAAGCACTAGCTTTTGAGATTTGCAAAGGAGCAATTTCCAGATAGGTATCTTTAGAGCGGTAAAGATGTAAGGGAGCATCCATAGAATACAATTCCGCTACCAAATGATCAATCAGTTTAGGCTCTCCCATACACATGATTTTATGGGCTCCATGGTCATTAGCTTTCCAGCTTTCCATTAATTCCAAACCCGAGAAAATAGAGGCTTGCACTTTGGTATTATTGATTTCTCTTTTAGTCCACTGATCTTCAGAAGGAGCAAACCAATCATCATCCAAATAAAAACCTGCATGCAAATTTTTGTTATGGCTCCATTTGGCAATGAATTCACATAGTGCAAAGGGGATTTTTACAGAATCTAATACTTTAACTCCTTCTCTTTGAGAAATAATATAGCCTCCATTATAGCAAATCAAAGGTTGGTCCATTATATCCAAAGTCTCCTGCAGATGCCGCATAGCGGCAGGCATTCTACTTGAAGCCAATATCACTGAAACATCATCTTTAATACTTTTAATGATGTCAATTGTCCTTTTCGATAACTCTCTTTCCGGATTTAAAAGGGTTCCGTCAATATCTGTGCAAATTGCTTTGAACATATTCGTGCGCTAAAATTTTCCAAAAGCAAAACTACTATTTTTGAATCGGTTCAAAACAATCCGACAGCTTATTTATCATGCCAATGTCCATGTTCGGATGACCAAACTTTACCCGGAGGTGCTTCGCCTGGAGGTTGGGCAACTGGTCCACTATTTGAATTCCTGTTTTGCGAAGGGCTTTGTTGCGCGTTATAATAAACTGAAAAACCAGCTATAGCTACAATAACCACCATTATGGCAATGTACATAAGGTTCTTATTACTATTGATACCAGAGGACTCTTTGCCCATATGGCAATTTTTATATTTCTTCCCGCTACCGCAGTGGCAGGGTTCGTTTCTACCTAATTCTTTCTTCATTTGGACTACTGTTATTTCGGAACTTAATTTACAAAAAATTTAGATATGAAGTAGAATATTATTTTCAAATAGCCTATTTCTCAATCTACCTTTACCTCCAATTTATAACCTGAATTTCATTTTCTTCCCTTTGCTTCATGTTTTCTGGGAGATGATCTACTATTTCCTTTTGTAATGCTTCAATTATCCTTCTTTTTAAAAAATCCCTTTTCATCACAAGACTTACTTCTCTGAAAGGGGTCGGCTTTTTAAAGATCCTAAGCTTTTTACTATCCTTAGGCGATAAATCCAAAGTAGCTAATTCAGGCAAGAGCGTAACCCCTCCTTGCTTATCCACCATTCTTTTTAAAGCCTCTAAAGAACCGCTTTGGTAATTTAAAATATTATCGAAATTTCTGTTTTGGCAGATATTTAAAACCTGCTCACGAAAACAATGGCCTTCATTGAGCAGCCAAAGCTCACTGTTTTCTAAATCCTTACCCGAAATTGGTTTATCAGCTGGTTCTAGGTCAGTATTATGAGCATAACCTAAAAATTTCTCATAATAAATTGGGATCTCCCTAAAAGCGCTATCATTTAGAGGCCCCACCACTATTCCCACATCAATTGCTTCCGATTTTATTTTCGCTAATGTATCTTCTGTTAATAATTCCTGAACTTGAATATTAATGGACGGATATTTATTCATGAAGCTCTTGGCAAATAATGGCAAAAGATAAGGAGCAATTGTAGGAATAACTCCAATTTTCAAAGCACCAGATACTTCTTTCTTCTGGTCTTCAATAATTTCCTCCATTTTCTTAGCTTCGTTCACCACCTTGCGGGCTTGTTCTAAAATCATAGCACCCAATTCAGTGGGAACAACAGGTTGTCTGCTTCTATCAAAAATTTTTACGCCAAGATTATCCTCCAATTTATTAATTTGCATACTTAGGGTGGGCTGAGTTATAAAGCAGTTCTCTGCAGCTTTCCCAAAATGCCGATAGGTGTCCAGAGCAATGATATATTCGAGTTGAGAAATGGTAGCCTTCATATATTTGGAAGATTTTTATAAAAATTATTTATGAACGCAATTTAAATAATTGAATCAAAATAATAGCTTTATTATTTAGAATTAATCCAATTATGATTAAATTTGCCATCGAAATTTTAAAACCAACAACTATAATGAAAAATTTAATTCTATCGCTATTAGCAATAAGCACCCTTTGGGCTTGTTCTCAAGGCTCCAATAAAGAAGGAGAATCAGAAACAGAAGAAAGCAAGGAAGTAAATGTTTATACCCACAGACATTACGAATCTGATCAACAACTTTTCAAAGAGTTCGAAGAAAAAACAGGCATTAAAGTGAATGTTGTAAGTGCCAATGCAGATGAATTAATTCAAAAAATGACATTAGAGGGCGAAAATTCTCCAGCTGATGTATTGATCACCGTGGATGCCGGTAGATTACACAGAGCTAAAGAAGCTGATCTTTTACAATCAGTTGAATCTGAAACTTTAAACAATACTATATCCGCAAATCTTAGAGATGTAGATAACCAGTGGTTTGGATTAACTATTAGAGGTAGAGTAATCGTTTATAATCCTGAAAAAATAAGTGCAGAAAAGATTTCTACATATGAATCTTTAGCTAATCCTGATATCAATGGAAGATTATTAATTCGCTCATCATCTAATATCTACAATCAGTCTTTGATGGCTTCTATCATTGCACATAATGGAGAAGAAGCGGCTACAGAATGGGCTAATGGAATGGTGAAAAACATGGCAAGAGATCCTAAAGGTGGAGATAGAGATCAAATCAAAGCAGTTTATGCTGGAGAAGGTGATGTTGCAGTATCTAACACCTACTATTTAGGTAAAATGTTAAATTCTTCTAGCGAAGAAGAAGTGAAAGTTGCTCAAGCAGTTAAGATTTTATTTCCTAACCAGGATGGAAGAGGAACACACATTAATGTAAGTGGAGCTGGAGTAGCTAAATATGCACCAAATAAAGAAAATGCAGTTAAATTCATTGAATTCTTAGTGTCAGAAGAAGCTCAAAAAGTTTTTGCAGGTGTAAATTATGAGTATCCAGTAAATGAAAAAGTGGAATGGGCTCCAACATTAAAGGAATGGGGAGATTTCAAAAGGGATACATTAAACCTTTCAGTTTTAGGCGAAAATAATGATTTAGCAGTAAAAATATTTGACAGAGCGGGTTGGAAATAATTTGTGAGTAAGCTAAAGTCACTTTTAAAATTTAAAAAGTATGCCAATGGTTGGTCCTTTGCATTAATTGCATTGGTTCTGATTATTGGCTTACCTATTTATACCCTTTTCTTTAAGCTTTTTGAGGAAACTACAGACAGTGTTTGGGGTCATCTTGTTGATACCGTATTGGCTGATTACATCATCAACTCAATCGGCTTAGTAATAGTTGTAAGCATTCTCACCTTGCTCATGGGCATTTCCGCTGCCTGGATTGTGAGCACAACCAATATTCCATTTAGAAGGCAATTCGAATGGATGTTAATTTTACCTCTTGCTATCCCTACTTATATTGCCGCCTATACTTATGCCGGTATTTTTGATTACACAGGTCCCATTCAAGTTTTCCTAAGAGATATAGGCTTTTCAGATTTAGTATATATTGATATCATGAATTTCTGGGGAGTAGCAGTGGTAATGTCATTAGTATTATTTCCTTATGTTTATGTGGTAGCCAGATCGACTTTTATGAGTCAATCTGCTACTTTATTGGAGGCTTCCCGAATTTTAGGCAGTTCTTCATGGAGAACCTTTTTTAAAATTGCGCTGCCTATCAGTCGACCCGCCATTATCGGGGGACTTTCATTAGTGATGATGGAAGTTTTAAATGATTACGGTGCCGTAAAATATTACGGTATTAGTACTTTTACCACAGGAATTTTCAGGGCTTGGTTTTCTTTTGGAGATCCAAATTCCGCCATTAATTTATCTGGAATTTTGATGGCATTCATTTTCATCATGATCATGGCAGAAAGATTGCAGAGAGGAAAAGTGAAGTTTGATGAAGGCGCCAGAATTGGAAGGCAACTCAAAAGATACCAATTGAAAGGCTGGAAAAAATTTTTCGCCTGGATGGTCTGCTTCATACCTTTGTTTTTAGGATTTCTAGCTCCAGTTTTTCAATTAATCTTATGGTCATTCCAAACCATAAAGAAAATTATTGATTTTGATTTTCTGATCTTAATGGCCAATAGTTTTGGTTTGGCATTACTCGCAGCTGTCTTATGTGTGAGCTTTTCTGTGATAATTTTATTCGCAGTAAAAGTAAATAAAAATAGATTTTTTAGTCTATTGGCAAAATTTGCCGCATTAGGTTATTCCATTCCGGGAGCTGTCATTGCTATTGGTATTATGATTCCATTATTGGGATTGGATAAATTCTTGATCAGTACCTGGCAAGATAGTTTTAATATGAAAATCGGATTGATTTTTAGCGGGACCATCTTTGCACTCACCTTTGCTTACATTGTTCGCTTTTTAACAGTTTCTTTGAACCCCATTGAAGCAGCCTTCAAGAAAACAGGGGATAGCATTGATGAAGCTTCCTATTCTTTAGGGGCAGGCTCATTCAAAACCCTTTT harbors:
- a CDS encoding Cof-type HAD-IIB family hydrolase, producing the protein MFKAICTDIDGTLLNPERELSKRTIDIIKSIKDDVSVILASSRMPAAMRHLQETLDIMDQPLICYNGGYIISQREGVKVLDSVKIPFALCEFIAKWSHNKNLHAGFYLDDDWFAPSEDQWTKREINNTKVQASIFSGLELMESWKANDHGAHKIMCMGEPKLIDHLVAELYSMDAPLHLYRSKDTYLEIAPLQISKASALTQLIKQELNIEMKDVIAFGDNYNDIEMLQAVGCGVAVGNAKDEVKNIADEITLPGKEDGVAATLEKYFG
- a CDS encoding Fe(3+) ABC transporter substrate-binding protein, whose protein sequence is MKNLILSLLAISTLWACSQGSNKEGESETEESKEVNVYTHRHYESDQQLFKEFEEKTGIKVNVVSANADELIQKMTLEGENSPADVLITVDAGRLHRAKEADLLQSVESETLNNTISANLRDVDNQWFGLTIRGRVIVYNPEKISAEKISTYESLANPDINGRLLIRSSSNIYNQSLMASIIAHNGEEAATEWANGMVKNMARDPKGGDRDQIKAVYAGEGDVAVSNTYYLGKMLNSSSEEEVKVAQAVKILFPNQDGRGTHINVSGAGVAKYAPNKENAVKFIEFLVSEEAQKVFAGVNYEYPVNEKVEWAPTLKEWGDFKRDTLNLSVLGENNDLAVKIFDRAGWK
- a CDS encoding ABC transporter permease translates to MSKLKSLLKFKKYANGWSFALIALVLIIGLPIYTLFFKLFEETTDSVWGHLVDTVLADYIINSIGLVIVVSILTLLMGISAAWIVSTTNIPFRRQFEWMLILPLAIPTYIAAYTYAGIFDYTGPIQVFLRDIGFSDLVYIDIMNFWGVAVVMSLVLFPYVYVVARSTFMSQSATLLEASRILGSSSWRTFFKIALPISRPAIIGGLSLVMMEVLNDYGAVKYYGISTFTTGIFRAWFSFGDPNSAINLSGILMAFIFIMIMAERLQRGKVKFDEGARIGRQLKRYQLKGWKKFFAWMVCFIPLFLGFLAPVFQLILWSFQTIKKIIDFDFLILMANSFGLALLAAVLCVSFSVIILFAVKVNKNRFFSLLAKFAALGYSIPGAVIAIGIMIPLLGLDKFLISTWQDSFNMKIGLIFSGTIFALTFAYIVRFLTVSLNPIEAAFKKTGDSIDEASYSLGAGSFKTLLKVNLPLIKSALISGGILVFVDILKELPLTLILRPFNFHTLATKAYELASDEMIAESATPSLIIIVIGTIPIIILNRLMKNTKADGSIIN
- a CDS encoding SEC-C metal-binding domain-containing protein, with product MKKELGRNEPCHCGSGKKYKNCHMGKESSGINSNKNLMYIAIMVVIVAIAGFSVYYNAQQSPSQNRNSNSGPVAQPPGEAPPGKVWSSEHGHWHDK
- a CDS encoding SDR family oxidoreductase yields the protein MSQKKIIITGGAGFIGSNLVEKYLNDDRVEKVRVIDNLSNGYYSNIEEFENHPKFEFFKEDICDYDKMLELTKGFDLISHQAALGSVPRSIENPMQSTKVNIDGTVNILHAAVQNKIDRVVLACSSSTYGDSPNLPKQEDIIGNPLSPYAVTKYAVELYAEVFQKTYGLNFVGLRYFNIFGPRQNPDNPYAAVIPIFCKAYIHGNEPTINGDGETSRDFTFVENAVHANDLALFTENKEALNQIYNVACGDQMSLNDMIALLQDLSGKDLKPNYGPERPGDVKHSKADISKIENLLGYKPQVRFKEGLKKVYTWYEKMGF
- a CDS encoding LysR substrate-binding domain-containing protein, coding for MKATISQLEYIIALDTYRHFGKAAENCFITQPTLSMQINKLEDNLGVKIFDRSRQPVVPTELGAMILEQARKVVNEAKKMEEIIEDQKKEVSGALKIGVIPTIAPYLLPLFAKSFMNKYPSINIQVQELLTEDTLAKIKSEAIDVGIVVGPLNDSAFREIPIYYEKFLGYAHNTDLEPADKPISGKDLENSELWLLNEGHCFREQVLNICQNRNFDNILNYQSGSLEALKRMVDKQGGVTLLPELATLDLSPKDSKKLRIFKKPTPFREVSLVMKRDFLKRRIIEALQKEIVDHLPENMKQREENEIQVINWR
- a CDS encoding GH3 family domain-containing protein encodes the protein MEIISNIIKRAIDVGSRLKKHDSPIEAQKETLKELLQKSKDTAFGKYYGFENLLKEKNLAQSFAEEVPYHDYDDMEFWWKKSLEGKEDVCWPGKVKHFAVSSGTTGHSKHIPVTDDMLESIRNAGIQQVLSLSNFKNLPESFFTKQILMLGSSTNLDEVNGHLEGEISGISASNIPNWFHNFYKPGEEISSIDDWDERVEAIAKEAKNWDIGTISGIPSWIELMLQKVIEYHNADSIHDIWPNLTVYTSGGVALDPYKKSFEKLFDKPVQYIDTYLASEGYLATQTRPDTDAMELLCDNGVYFEFVPFDEDSVLESGKINPEQKAVGISKVEEEKEYILLISTVSGAWRYMIGDTIKFTDVSKNEIKITGRTKFFLNVVGSQLSVNKMDDAIESLNENFSLNIKEFTVAAVKENDEYIHHWYLGLDEVKNDLDHEAIQNHLDDHLKNSNKNYKVARDKALKDVKVSLISADKFLEWNDANKHKGGQVKMAKVMKEDAFREWQEFVEK